AACAAGGAAGCGAAGGCGGAGATTGCCATGATAAAAGTGGTGGCACCGAATATGGCCTTGAATGTGCTTGACAGGGCCATCCAAGGCTTTGGAGCTGCTGGGATTTCCGATGATTTCCCTTTTGCTGCACATTGGGCGAATGCACGGACTTTAAGGCTTGCTGATGGTCCCGATGAAGTTCACCGCTCACAAGTTGCCAAGATAGAACTTCGAAAATACCAACAAAAGCATGAGGTGAAAATATGAAAGTTACCGACTTATTCGATTTAACTGGAAAGACGGCGATCATAACCGGTGGAGGAAGAGGATTGGGAGCACAAATAGCGACCGGCTTTGCCGAAGCTGGGGCAAATGTCGTTCTTTGTTCGCGGAAGAAGGAGGCATGCGACGAAGTTGCTTCACAAATCGAAAAGCTTGGAGTCAAGACGCTTTCCCTGAAGTGTGATATCACCAATCCGTCAGATGTACAGGAAGTTGTTAACGAAACGTACCGTGAATTTGGCGCCATCGACATTTTAGTAAACAATAGCGGGGCATCCTGGGGGGCACCAGCCATCGACATGCCCCTTGAAGCATGGCAGAAGGTGATGAATGTCAATATAACCGGAACCTTTATCATGAGCCAGACAACAGGCAGGGTCATGATTGAACAGGGACATGGGAAAATAATAAATATTGCTTCCGTTGCCGGATTAGGGGGAACCGACCCGAGGGTGCTCGATACGGTCGGATATAATACGAGTAAAGGGGCCGTCATTACTTTAACGAAGGATTTAGCTGTTAAATGGGGTCAGCATAATATCAATGTTAATGCAATCGCACCCGGTTTCTTTCCTACAAAAATGACGAAAGGTGTTCTTGAGCAAGGAAAGAATCCTATCTTGGATTCCACGCCGCTAAAAAGATTAGGGAGTGATGATGATTTGAAAGGGGCAGCGGTTTTCCTGGCCTCAAAGGCATCCGATTTTGTGACTGGAAATATCTTGATTGTCGATGGGGGTTCACATGCAAAGTAATGAAAGATAAGTAAATATGGCTGGAGGGTATGAAATGATGAATGAAAAAAAATGGCTTTCCGTTTATCCTGATTCAATTTCAAAGGAAATAAAAGTCCCTGAGTTTCCGATGCAAAGGATTCTTCAAAATGCATGTCAGTCCTATCCAAACAATACAGCTATTACTTTTTATGACCGAAAGATATCCTATCAGGAGCTTTTTCATGCATCGCAAGCCTTTGCTTCAGCCCTGCAAAAAAAAGGTGTTCAAAAAGGCGATCGTGTCGCCATCATGCTGCCTAACTGTCCGC
This sequence is a window from Brevibacillus sp. JNUCC-41. Protein-coding genes within it:
- a CDS encoding SDR family oxidoreductase, with protein sequence MKVTDLFDLTGKTAIITGGGRGLGAQIATGFAEAGANVVLCSRKKEACDEVASQIEKLGVKTLSLKCDITNPSDVQEVVNETYREFGAIDILVNNSGASWGAPAIDMPLEAWQKVMNVNITGTFIMSQTTGRVMIEQGHGKIINIASVAGLGGTDPRVLDTVGYNTSKGAVITLTKDLAVKWGQHNINVNAIAPGFFPTKMTKGVLEQGKNPILDSTPLKRLGSDDDLKGAAVFLASKASDFVTGNILIVDGGSHAK